One genomic window of Coffea eugenioides isolate CCC68of chromosome 1, Ceug_1.0, whole genome shotgun sequence includes the following:
- the LOC113771876 gene encoding protein NRT1/ PTR FAMILY 4.5-like: MVQYIYRQLKRLFFHRHQAFEFINLPWSLALERWYGLSDAENVQSLVSSMTKKKGGFRACIFVLALITLENIGFVANMSSLVLYFHFVMQFGLSASANTLTNFLGSTFLLTIFGGFISDTYLNRLYTCLSFGILEVLGLLLLFVQADSNKLQPDPCDKSSCVRGGKTIMFYCTIFLLAVGAGGVKGSVAALGADQFDQKDEKEAKALASYFNSYQFSVTIGSIIGVTIVVWVAMNKGWHWGFLISLITTSIGMVVLALGKPFYRLPSQSTSPLVKISQVIVAAIRNRNVPLPENPSELYETDDKDAISHTSQFRLLDKAASVRGGRAASVREERAPDPWKVCTVTQVEEVKILIRMLPIILSTVIMNTCMAQMQTYSVLQGYFMNTHLGSFKVPSASIPVIPLIFMSLLLPVYEFYFVPLARKITGHPTGITQLQRVGIGLVLAIISMAIAGMVEIKRRHKAIKDPLHPISLFWLSFQYGVFGVADMFTVIGLMEFFYREAPKWMRSLSTSFALLSLSLGYFLSTAFVNLVNIVTKKVTPSKQGWLEAPDLNHNKLELFYWFLAILSLLNFANYLFWASWYKYKSTAQDAGTHGRVGRGTSAVAAED, translated from the exons ATGGtgcaatatatatataggcAGCTGAAAAGGCTGTTTTTTCATCGTCATCAGGCATTTGAATTCATCAATCTTCCTTGGTCTTTGGCTCTTGAAAGATGGTATGGTTTATCT GATGCAGAGAATGTTCAATCCTTAGTGAGTTCAATGACAAAGAAGAAAGGTGGATTCAGGGCTTGCATATTTGTACTAG CTTTGATAACTCTCGAGAACATTGGATTTGTGGCGAATATGTCATCATTGGTTCTTTACTTTCACTTTGTGATGCAATTTGGTCTATCCGCTTCTGCAAACACCCTCACCAATTTCCTGGGGTCAACTTTCTTGCTCACAATCTTTGGCGGTTTTATATCAGACACTTACTTGAACAGACTTTACACATGCTTATCATTTGGCATCTTGGAAGTTTTG GGATTGCTTTTACTTTTTGTCCAAGCAGATTCAAATAAGTTGCAGCCTGATCCCTGCGACAAATCAAGTTGTGTAAGAGGTGGTAAAACTATCATGTTCTATTGCACCATCTTCCTTTTGGCAGTAGGTGCTGGTGGAGTTAAAGGATCAGTTGCTGCACTTGGTGCTGATCAATTTGATCAAAAGGATGAAAAGGAAGCAAAGGCACTTGCAAGCTATTTCAACTCCTATCAATTCAGTGTAACCATAGGATCAATTATAGGTGTTACTATTGTGGTTTGGGTAGCTATGAACAAAGGTTGGCACTGGGGATTTTTGATATCTCTAATTACTACTTCTATTGGTATGGTGGTTCTAGCACTTGGAAAGCCTTTCTATCGCCTTCCATCCCAAAGCACCAGCCCCCTGGTCAAGATATCTCAG GTTATAGTTGCTGCAATACGTAACAGAAATGTACCGCTACCAGAAAATCCCAGTGAGTTATACGAGACTGATGACAAAGATGCAATTTCACATACTAGCCAATTCAG GCTGTTAGACAAAGCAGCTAGTGTTCGAGGAGGGAGGGCTGCTAGTGTTCGAGAAGAGAGAGCTCCAGATCCATGGAAAGTATGCACAGTAACACAAGTAGAAGAAGTCAAAATACTCATCAGGATGCTCCCAATTATTCTGAGTACAGTTATAATGAACACGTGCATGGCACAGATGCAGACATATTCAGTACTTCAAGGATATTTCATGAATACCCATTTGGGATCTTTCAAAGTTCCTTCAGCTTCAATACCAGTGATTCCCCTAATTTTCATGTCTCTTCTTCTGCCAGTCTACGAGTTTTACTTCGTCCCACTCGCTCGAAAAATCACTGGTCACCCAACAGGTATCACTCAGCTTCAGCGTGTAGGCATCGGTCTTGTACTTGCCATCATCTCAATGGCCATTGCAGGAATGGTTGAGATCAAAAGAAGACATAAAGCAATAAAGGACCCATTGCATCCTATAAGTCTTTTCTGGCTGTCTTTCCAATATGGAGTCTTTGGCGTTGCTGACATGTTCACAGTGATCGGACTAATGGAGTTCTTCTACAGGGAGGCTCCCAAATGGATGAGATCTCTTTCCACTTCATTTGCACTCTTATCACTCTCATTGGGATACTTTTTAAGTACTGCCTTTGTCAATCTTGTGAATATTGTAACCAAGAAGGTGACTCCAAGCAAACAAGGATGGTTAGAGGCACCAGATTTGAACCACAATAAGTTGGAGCTTTTTTACTGGTTTTTAGCCATCCTAAGCTTACTCAACTTTGCTAACTATCTCTTTTGGGCTTCATGGTACAAGTATAAATCAACTGCACAAGATGCTGGAACTCATGGCAGGGTTGGGAGAGGAACATCCGCTGTAGCAGCTGAAGATTGA
- the LOC113782482 gene encoding sentrin-specific protease 1-like isoform X1 — protein sequence MSESRGEPKERIDVVDAGPVEYDNTELHQQAAQYPRPNKFKSMQEIYAKTNLICQHFQPGQMSESRGEPKEITDVVDTDHEEGVTSRHPRKNQIKSCHYSTRNRKSKALIDTADSDVSPPLQVCGKLQGPVESDHSSAEEEIKIVGESFIEDDFNAYPLRTRSRRSRRMVNRSGSEVTIPRKRVRRQPRRPLNFSTSITSEGVLSSRQFYRYIDHIWSEVSAEKRNSIAYMDCLWFNTYAESKWKEKVLKWIEREDIFSKIYVLVPIVLWSHWNLLIFCHFGESLKSESSTPCMILLDSLHMADPKRLEPLIRKFVMDIYKNEKRPETKELIRKIPLLVPSIPQQIDDKKCGYFVLYYIYLFIKNAPEKFGIDEGYPYFMTEDWFTLEELDGFCRTLESVRVDTTSSDE from the exons ATGTCAGAAAGCAGAGGTGAACCCAAGGAAAGAATAGATGTTGTTGATGCTG GTCCTGTTGAATATGACAATACAGAGTTGCATCAGCAAGCTGCTCAGTATCCTCGCCCAAATAAGTTTAAAAGCATGCAGGAAATTTATGCTAAAACTAACCTCATATGTCAACATTTTCAGCCTGGCCAGATGTCAGAAAGCAGAGGTGAACCCAAGGAAATAACAGATGTTGTTGATACTG ATCATGAAGAAGGTGTGACCTCCAGACACCCAAGAAAGAACCAAATCAAGTCATGTCACTATTCAACGAGAAATAGAAAAAGCAAAGCTTTAATTGATACAGCTGATTCTGATGTTAGCCCCCCACTCCAAGTTTGTGGGAAACTTCAGGGACCAGTAGAGTCTGATCATTCAAGTGctgaagaagaaattaaaatagTTGGAGAGTCTTTTATTGAGGATGACTTCAATGCCTATCCTCTTCGAACTAGAAGCAGGAGAAGCAGAAGAATGGTCAATAGAAGTGGTTCTGAAGTTACTATTCCAAGAAAAAGAGTTCGACGGCAACCAAGGAGACCCCTGAATTTCAGCACTTCAATCACATCGGAAGGAGTTTTAAGCTCCAGGCAGTTTTATCGCTACATTGA CCACATATGGAGTGAGGTTTCTGCAGAGAAGCGAAACTCAATTGCATACATGGATTGCTTGTGGTTTAACACATACGCAGAAAGTAAATGGAAGGAAAAGGTGTTAAAATGGATAGAGAGGGAagatatattttcaaaaatatatgTTCTCGTTCCCATTGTTCTGTG GTCTCATTGGAATCTCCTGATCTTCTGCCATTTCGGTGAAAGCCTGAAATCAGAAAGCAGCACTCCCTGCATGATATTGTTGGATTCGCTGCACATGGCAGATCCTAAGAGGCTTGAACCTTTAATTAGAAA GTTTGTTATGGACATATATAAAAATGAGAAGAGGCCAGAAACCAAAGAATTGATTCGTAAAATTCCTCTTTTGGTTCCTAGT ATTCCTCAGCAGATAGATGATAAAAAATGCGGGTATTTTGTCCTTTACTATATTTATTTGTTCATAAAGAATGCTCCTGAGAAGTTTGGCATTGACGAGGGCTACCCTTACTTT ATGACAGAAGACTGGTTCACTCTTGAAGAGCTCGATGGCTTCTGTAGAACACTCGAATCAGTTCGGGTCGACACTACTAGCTCAGATGAATAG
- the LOC113782482 gene encoding probable ubiquitin-like-specific protease 2A isoform X2, producing MLLMLPGQMSESRGEPKEITDVVDTDHEEGVTSRHPRKNQIKSCHYSTRNRKSKALIDTADSDVSPPLQVCGKLQGPVESDHSSAEEEIKIVGESFIEDDFNAYPLRTRSRRSRRMVNRSGSEVTIPRKRVRRQPRRPLNFSTSITSEGVLSSRQFYRYIDHIWSEVSAEKRNSIAYMDCLWFNTYAESKWKEKVLKWIEREDIFSKIYVLVPIVLWSHWNLLIFCHFGESLKSESSTPCMILLDSLHMADPKRLEPLIRKFVMDIYKNEKRPETKELIRKIPLLVPSIPQQIDDKKCGYFVLYYIYLFIKNAPEKFGIDEGYPYFMTEDWFTLEELDGFCRTLESVRVDTTSSDE from the exons ATGTTGTTGATGCTG CCTGGCCAGATGTCAGAAAGCAGAGGTGAACCCAAGGAAATAACAGATGTTGTTGATACTG ATCATGAAGAAGGTGTGACCTCCAGACACCCAAGAAAGAACCAAATCAAGTCATGTCACTATTCAACGAGAAATAGAAAAAGCAAAGCTTTAATTGATACAGCTGATTCTGATGTTAGCCCCCCACTCCAAGTTTGTGGGAAACTTCAGGGACCAGTAGAGTCTGATCATTCAAGTGctgaagaagaaattaaaatagTTGGAGAGTCTTTTATTGAGGATGACTTCAATGCCTATCCTCTTCGAACTAGAAGCAGGAGAAGCAGAAGAATGGTCAATAGAAGTGGTTCTGAAGTTACTATTCCAAGAAAAAGAGTTCGACGGCAACCAAGGAGACCCCTGAATTTCAGCACTTCAATCACATCGGAAGGAGTTTTAAGCTCCAGGCAGTTTTATCGCTACATTGA CCACATATGGAGTGAGGTTTCTGCAGAGAAGCGAAACTCAATTGCATACATGGATTGCTTGTGGTTTAACACATACGCAGAAAGTAAATGGAAGGAAAAGGTGTTAAAATGGATAGAGAGGGAagatatattttcaaaaatatatgTTCTCGTTCCCATTGTTCTGTG GTCTCATTGGAATCTCCTGATCTTCTGCCATTTCGGTGAAAGCCTGAAATCAGAAAGCAGCACTCCCTGCATGATATTGTTGGATTCGCTGCACATGGCAGATCCTAAGAGGCTTGAACCTTTAATTAGAAA GTTTGTTATGGACATATATAAAAATGAGAAGAGGCCAGAAACCAAAGAATTGATTCGTAAAATTCCTCTTTTGGTTCCTAGT ATTCCTCAGCAGATAGATGATAAAAAATGCGGGTATTTTGTCCTTTACTATATTTATTTGTTCATAAAGAATGCTCCTGAGAAGTTTGGCATTGACGAGGGCTACCCTTACTTT ATGACAGAAGACTGGTTCACTCTTGAAGAGCTCGATGGCTTCTGTAGAACACTCGAATCAGTTCGGGTCGACACTACTAGCTCAGATGAATAG